Proteins encoded within one genomic window of SAR324 cluster bacterium:
- a CDS encoding cytochrome c oxidase subunit 3 yields the protein MSPIATTRSATGIPTGRLAVWWVIISEIVIFGGLVTCYLLMRLGNPEWAEYASHTSTPAGALNTLVLLTSSLFVVIAHNAAEHDHDGAKAFKFLWMCIALGGVFLCVKAFEYTTEIHHGFTITKNVFWSFYFIATGLHGLHVIAGMVIMAIISFDVKKGKNFQRVELIGAYWHFVDIVWIFLFPLLYIAK from the coding sequence ATGTCACCTATTGCAACAACACGAAGCGCAACAGGAATCCCTACCGGTCGTCTGGCCGTGTGGTGGGTCATTATTTCAGAAATTGTTATTTTTGGTGGTCTTGTGACCTGTTATCTGCTCATGAGACTTGGAAACCCGGAATGGGCTGAGTATGCATCGCATACCAGCACACCGGCTGGCGCACTCAATACACTGGTTTTGCTGACATCGAGTCTGTTTGTAGTTATTGCGCACAATGCCGCAGAACACGATCATGATGGAGCCAAAGCGTTTAAATTCCTCTGGATGTGTATTGCTTTGGGCGGTGTGTTTTTATGCGTCAAGGCCTTTGAATATACAACAGAGATCCATCATGGCTTCACTATCACCAAGAATGTATTCTGGTCATTTTATTTCATTGCGACCGGTTTGCATGGCTTGCATGTGATTGCTGGAATGGTGATTATGGCCATTATTTCTTTTGATGTGAAAAAAGGGAAAAACTTTCAAAGAGTTGAACTGATTGGCGCATACTGGCACTTTGTAGATATTGTCTGGATCTTCCTGTTTCCGTTACTTTACATCGCTAAATAA